The following are encoded together in the Streptomyces flavofungini genome:
- a CDS encoding sensor histidine kinase, with product MTPPSPVLPGPRRLRWPLWPLSPTVADLVVAAVVAVLTGADAAVNDPAYRQADWLTWLLFGVSVAALLVRSRWPVAVSVITGAACAGWALYGHIGELLNLPVMAALYALAVRGDRRRTLRAAAVAAVASGAVSVVAGIDVAQPQGAPLLEMLWPLVPLLLGEVVRGRGELLQEYADRAVRAEAEREQESRRKVHQERVRIARELHDVVAHTVSAMTVQAGLALDALDKRPDVAREAMRQVRASGKEAVRELRATVGVLRDGRQPERGPAPRLERLEELVERVRGAGLKVSLHVDTGRREVPQMVELAAYRIVQEALTNVIKHAGARHAAVSVVLAADRPDGDALVVETTDDGPPAQAAAGEGYGLIGVRERATAAGGSAEAGPVPGGGWRVRAVLPLEAP from the coding sequence GTGACCCCTCCGAGTCCTGTCCTCCCCGGCCCGCGCCGCCTGCGGTGGCCCCTGTGGCCGCTCTCCCCGACGGTGGCGGACCTCGTCGTGGCGGCGGTGGTCGCGGTGCTCACCGGCGCCGACGCAGCGGTCAACGACCCCGCCTACCGCCAGGCCGACTGGCTGACCTGGCTCCTGTTCGGCGTCTCCGTCGCGGCGCTCCTGGTGCGCAGCCGGTGGCCGGTGGCCGTCAGCGTGATCACCGGCGCGGCGTGCGCGGGCTGGGCGCTGTACGGACACATCGGGGAACTGTTGAACCTGCCGGTGATGGCGGCGCTGTACGCGCTCGCCGTGCGCGGCGACCGGCGCCGGACCCTGCGCGCGGCAGCCGTCGCCGCAGTCGCGTCGGGCGCGGTGTCGGTGGTGGCGGGCATCGACGTGGCGCAGCCCCAGGGCGCGCCCCTCCTGGAGATGCTCTGGCCGCTCGTGCCGCTGCTCCTGGGCGAGGTGGTGCGCGGGCGCGGGGAGCTGTTGCAGGAGTACGCGGACCGGGCGGTGCGCGCCGAGGCCGAGCGGGAGCAGGAGAGCCGGCGCAAGGTGCACCAGGAACGGGTGCGGATCGCCCGCGAGCTGCACGACGTGGTCGCGCACACCGTGTCGGCGATGACCGTGCAGGCCGGGCTGGCACTGGACGCGCTGGACAAGCGGCCGGACGTGGCGCGCGAGGCCATGCGGCAGGTCAGGGCGTCGGGGAAGGAAGCGGTACGGGAACTGCGGGCGACGGTCGGAGTGCTGCGCGACGGGCGGCAGCCCGAGCGGGGGCCCGCGCCGCGCCTGGAACGCCTGGAGGAGCTGGTGGAGCGGGTGCGGGGAGCGGGGCTGAAGGTGTCGCTGCACGTGGACACCGGTCGCCGGGAGGTGCCGCAGATGGTGGAGTTGGCGGCGTACAGGATCGTGCAGGAGGCACTGACCAACGTGATCAAGCATGCGGGGGCCCGGCACGCGGCCGTCTCGGTCGTCCTGGCGGCGGACCGCCCGGACGGCGACGCCCTCGTCGTGGAGACGACCGACGACGGACCGCCCGCGCAGGCCGCGGCCGGCGAGGGCTACGGCCTGATCGGCGTGCGGGAACGCGCCACGGCGGCCGGCGGCAGCGCCGAGGCGGGGCCCGTCCCGGGCGGCGGCTGGCGCGTGCGCGCCGTGCTTCCCCTGGAGGCGCCGTGA
- a CDS encoding response regulator transcription factor, translated as MIRVLLADDQNVVRAGFRALLDLTDDLVVVAEAADGRAAVELTRTTRPDVVLMDIRMPGVDGLEATRRIATDPSLDRVRVLVLTTYEADAYVFEALRSGAAGFLLKDVDPDDLRAAIRTVAAGQSLLAPAVTRRVIEEFARSQGPRAEARQRLAPLTDREREVLALVGRGLSNAEIGTRLLMSPLTAKTHVSRTMTKLGARDRAQLVVLAYETALVRPGES; from the coding sequence GTGATCCGGGTCCTGCTCGCCGACGACCAGAACGTCGTACGGGCGGGCTTCCGCGCGCTGCTCGACCTCACGGACGATCTCGTGGTGGTCGCCGAGGCCGCCGACGGGAGGGCCGCGGTCGAGCTGACCCGCACCACCCGGCCCGACGTCGTGCTCATGGACATCCGCATGCCCGGCGTCGACGGCCTGGAGGCCACCCGCCGCATCGCCACCGACCCGTCCCTGGACCGCGTCCGCGTCCTCGTCCTGACCACCTACGAAGCCGACGCGTACGTCTTCGAGGCCCTGCGCTCGGGAGCCGCCGGCTTCCTGCTCAAGGACGTCGACCCGGACGACCTGCGCGCGGCCATCCGCACGGTCGCGGCCGGTCAGTCCCTGCTCGCGCCCGCCGTGACCCGGCGTGTCATCGAGGAGTTCGCCCGCTCGCAGGGCCCGCGGGCCGAGGCCCGGCAGCGGTTGGCGCCACTGACCGACCGCGAGCGCGAGGTGCTCGCGCTCGTCGGGCGCGGACTCTCCAACGCCGAGATCGGCACGCGCCTGCTGATGTCGCCGCTCACCGCGAAGACACACGTCAGCCGCACGATGACCAAGCTGGGCGCCCGCGACCGGGCACAGCTGGTCGTGCTCGCCTACGAGACCGCTCTGGTACGGCCCGGCGAGAGCTGA
- a CDS encoding ATP-binding cassette domain-containing protein, with product MIEVRELTKKYGARTAVDRLTFTVRPGVVTGFLGPNGAGKSTTIRTILGLDAPTAGTVTVNDHRYDRLAAPLREVGSLLDARAVHGGRTVRGHLLGLARSNALPRRRVAEVLDQVGLDGVADQRAKGLSLGMGQRLGIAAALLGDPAVLILDEPVNGLDTEGIRWIRDLLKRLAAQGRTVFLSSHLMSEMELTADRLIVIGQGRLLADTGMRTFIEDHSRGGTRVRAADGEQQRMRALLEAHGAQVRLDARGAWRVDGLPTARIGELARAHHLAVHELTPVFSSLEEVYTAMTRSSVEYRGTTPETEETAS from the coding sequence ATGATCGAAGTACGGGAACTCACCAAGAAATACGGCGCGAGGACCGCCGTCGACCGGCTCACCTTCACCGTCCGGCCCGGCGTGGTGACCGGCTTCCTCGGCCCGAACGGCGCTGGCAAGTCGACCACCATCCGCACGATCCTCGGCCTGGACGCGCCGACCGCGGGCACCGTCACCGTCAACGACCACCGCTACGACCGGCTCGCCGCGCCCCTGCGCGAGGTCGGCTCCCTGCTGGACGCACGCGCCGTGCACGGCGGGCGCACCGTGCGCGGCCACCTGCTCGGCCTGGCCCGCTCCAACGCCCTGCCCCGGCGGCGCGTGGCCGAGGTCCTCGACCAGGTCGGCCTCGACGGGGTCGCGGACCAGCGGGCCAAGGGCCTGTCCCTGGGCATGGGGCAGCGCCTCGGCATCGCCGCCGCGCTGCTCGGCGATCCGGCCGTGCTGATCCTGGACGAGCCGGTCAACGGACTCGACACCGAAGGCATCCGCTGGATCCGTGACCTCCTCAAACGACTCGCCGCACAGGGCCGCACGGTCTTCCTCTCCAGTCACCTCATGAGCGAGATGGAGCTGACCGCCGACCGGCTCATCGTCATCGGACAGGGGCGGCTGCTCGCCGACACCGGCATGCGGACGTTCATCGAGGACCATTCGCGGGGCGGCACCCGGGTGCGAGCCGCGGACGGCGAGCAACAGCGCATGCGCGCCCTCCTGGAGGCGCACGGCGCGCAGGTGCGCCTGGACGCGCGGGGCGCCTGGCGCGTCGACGGCCTCCCGACCGCGCGGATCGGCGAGCTGGCCCGCGCACACCACCTGGCCGTCCACGAACTGACGCCGGTCTTCTCCTCCCTCGAGGAGGTCTACACCGCCATGACCCGGTCCTCGGTCGAATACCGCGGCACCACCCCCGAGACGGAGGAAACCGCATCATGA
- a CDS encoding ABC transporter permease subunit — MSTPTGRSPGFRAALAFEWTKFATLRSTRWTTAATGLVTMAGAVFVGVSGSLQPDDTVLGGSLTLSVVSLMIAGVAGALTVCGEYASGTVTSTLTAVPRRGRVLAAKAVLLTVLLYGIALVSCTVAYLLGGAILDDGKYARGEPLPALFGIAALFAVVGVLGLAIGALLRHSVGAVTTVVALLLLPSLFGPLFGDARRWIAGASPTAALEKLTQTSDAGPQAVGSLGAWPSLALVAAYSTLLLAVAARRLRGRDV; from the coding sequence ATGAGCACGCCCACCGGCCGGTCACCCGGCTTCCGCGCCGCCCTGGCCTTCGAATGGACCAAGTTCGCCACCCTCCGCTCGACCCGCTGGACCACGGCGGCGACGGGCCTGGTCACCATGGCGGGCGCGGTCTTCGTCGGCGTCAGCGGCAGCCTGCAGCCCGACGACACGGTCCTCGGCGGCAGCCTCACCCTCAGCGTCGTGTCCCTGATGATCGCGGGCGTGGCGGGAGCCCTGACCGTGTGCGGCGAGTACGCCAGCGGCACCGTCACCTCCACCCTCACCGCCGTGCCCCGCCGCGGCCGGGTCCTCGCCGCCAAAGCAGTCCTGCTCACCGTCCTCCTGTACGGGATCGCGCTCGTCTCCTGCACGGTGGCGTACCTGCTCGGCGGCGCGATCCTGGACGACGGAAAGTACGCGCGCGGCGAACCCCTGCCCGCCCTGTTCGGCATCGCCGCGCTCTTCGCCGTCGTCGGCGTCCTCGGCCTCGCGATCGGGGCCCTGCTGCGGCACTCCGTCGGCGCCGTGACGACCGTCGTCGCGCTCCTGCTGCTGCCCTCCCTGTTCGGCCCCCTCTTCGGTGACGCCCGGAGGTGGATCGCGGGCGCGTCCCCGACTGCCGCCCTGGAGAAGCTGACCCAGACCTCCGACGCGGGCCCGCAGGCGGTGGGCTCCCTGGGCGCGTGGCCGTCGCTGGCCCTGGTGGCGGCCTACAGCACGCTGCTGCTCGCAGTCGCCGCGCGGCGACTGCGGGGGCGCGACGTGTGA
- a CDS encoding MASE1 domain-containing protein — MALRRSASLPTGHHADRVLRLAAVVAAYYAAGRCGLLLEVVRGQVTPLWPPTGIAVAALLLWGLRMWPAIALGAVLVNWPFGPSLWALAGISAGNTLAPVCAVLLLRQVRFSPTLTALRDTLSLVFLGALTGMLVSATVGTAVLAVTGALRPGRVRATWSVWWTGDAMGVLLVTPLLLVLFGASWPRRVPVARWAEAAALAAATAAVTLLATRTSLSLSFLVFPFLIWAAYRFQILGGVACALLVSVLAVPAAAAGTGPFTGHDVATRMLVLQALNGSAALTSLVLATVVAERNRSHDQLARVHLQLSELVPQLTPFKGLPTGRQAEAGNKDAT, encoded by the coding sequence TTGGCACTGCGGCGCAGCGCATCCCTCCCGACCGGCCACCACGCCGACCGCGTCCTGCGCCTGGCCGCGGTGGTGGCGGCCTACTACGCCGCGGGCCGCTGCGGTCTGCTCCTGGAAGTGGTGCGCGGGCAGGTCACTCCCTTGTGGCCGCCGACCGGAATCGCCGTGGCCGCGCTGCTCCTGTGGGGACTGCGGATGTGGCCCGCGATCGCCCTCGGCGCCGTCCTCGTCAACTGGCCCTTCGGTCCCTCCCTCTGGGCGCTCGCCGGCATCTCCGCGGGCAACACGCTGGCCCCCGTGTGCGCGGTCCTGCTGTTGCGCCAGGTCCGCTTCAGCCCGACACTCACGGCGCTGCGCGACACGCTGTCCCTGGTCTTCCTGGGCGCCCTGACCGGCATGCTGGTGAGCGCCACGGTCGGCACCGCGGTCCTCGCCGTCACGGGCGCGCTGCGTCCTGGCCGCGTCCGGGCGACCTGGTCGGTGTGGTGGACGGGCGACGCGATGGGGGTCCTGCTCGTCACGCCGCTGCTTCTGGTGCTGTTCGGCGCCTCGTGGCCGCGGCGGGTCCCCGTGGCACGCTGGGCCGAGGCGGCGGCCCTCGCGGCGGCCACGGCCGCGGTCACGCTGCTCGCGACGCGCACCTCGCTCAGCCTGTCGTTCCTGGTCTTCCCGTTCCTCATCTGGGCCGCCTACCGCTTCCAGATCCTCGGCGGCGTGGCCTGCGCGCTCCTCGTGTCCGTGCTCGCCGTGCCCGCGGCCGCCGCGGGCACCGGCCCGTTCACCGGGCACGACGTCGCGACCCGCATGCTCGTCCTCCAGGCTCTGAACGGATCCGCCGCCCTGACGTCCCTGGTCCTCGCCACGGTCGTGGCGGAGCGCAATCGCAGCCACGACCAGCTCGCCCGCGTCCACCTCCAACTCTCCGAGCTGGTCCCCCAGCTGACGCCCTTCAAGGGCCTGCCGACGGGGAGACAGGCGGAGGCCGGGAACAAGGACGCGACCTGA
- a CDS encoding carboxylesterase/lipase family protein, whose product MSDVRTECGTVRGRWEGEVAVFRGIPYAQPPIGALRIAAPVPALPWEETRHADEFGESPPQSRAFGPMGGPGSTAASGDWLTVNVRTPDPGAAAGLPVLVWIHGGVYLFGTSAGPTYDGTAPARRGTVVVTFNHRLGAEGYGHFEGAVPNRALLDQVAALQWVRDNIAAFGGDPGRVTLFGESTGAGAIAALLAMPRASGLFHRAVAQSVPGPFYGTAPAADIGTAVAAELGSAPTSAAVTAATPDALRDAADAVLHKIAPYEPRWGRAARARMPFAPVVDGEVLPRAPWEALRAGQSAEVTLMAGHTRDETRLFTVLSGRLGVVSEEEAADTLAWFAPGDAGRHAYRTGPAAADPTALRDLVMSDWVFRMPSLHLAQAHAEGGGTTYAYELTWEATGLGGVLGACHGLDVPLVFGTLRDGIAHGRTPRPGTWPQAELSSRCPLSQPTPAAAGPQVSPWSGPWTRCRRAVRSRPCSRPPPVSPSAGP is encoded by the coding sequence GTGTCCGACGTCCGTACGGAGTGCGGGACGGTCCGCGGGCGGTGGGAAGGCGAGGTGGCCGTCTTCCGGGGGATCCCCTACGCACAGCCGCCCATCGGCGCCCTTCGCATTGCGGCGCCGGTGCCGGCGCTGCCGTGGGAGGAAACGCGGCACGCCGACGAATTCGGCGAGTCCCCTCCGCAGTCCCGGGCGTTCGGCCCCATGGGAGGGCCCGGGTCCACGGCGGCGTCCGGGGACTGGCTGACGGTGAACGTCCGGACACCCGACCCGGGCGCGGCGGCGGGCCTGCCCGTGCTCGTGTGGATCCACGGCGGGGTCTACCTGTTCGGCACCTCGGCGGGGCCGACCTATGACGGCACGGCGCCGGCCCGGCGCGGCACCGTGGTCGTCACGTTCAACCACCGCCTGGGAGCCGAAGGTTACGGGCACTTCGAGGGCGCGGTACCCAACCGCGCCCTGCTCGACCAGGTGGCCGCGCTCCAGTGGGTGCGGGACAACATCGCGGCCTTCGGCGGCGACCCGGGCCGGGTGACGCTCTTCGGGGAGTCCACGGGTGCGGGCGCGATCGCCGCGCTCCTCGCCATGCCCCGCGCGTCCGGGCTCTTCCACCGGGCGGTGGCGCAGAGCGTGCCGGGCCCCTTCTACGGCACCGCGCCGGCCGCGGACATCGGAACCGCCGTGGCGGCCGAGCTGGGATCAGCCCCGACGTCGGCCGCCGTGACCGCCGCGACCCCCGACGCCCTGCGGGACGCCGCCGACGCCGTCCTGCACAAGATCGCCCCGTACGAGCCCCGGTGGGGCCGGGCCGCCCGCGCGCGCATGCCGTTCGCGCCCGTCGTCGACGGTGAGGTGCTGCCCCGTGCGCCCTGGGAGGCGCTCCGGGCGGGGCAGAGCGCCGAGGTGACCCTGATGGCCGGTCACACCCGCGACGAGACCCGGCTGTTCACCGTCCTGTCGGGTCGACTCGGCGTCGTGAGCGAGGAGGAGGCCGCCGACACCTTGGCGTGGTTCGCTCCCGGGGACGCCGGTCGACACGCATACCGCACGGGGCCCGCGGCGGCCGATCCCACCGCGCTGCGGGACCTGGTGATGTCGGACTGGGTGTTCCGCATGCCCAGCCTCCATCTGGCCCAGGCGCACGCCGAGGGCGGCGGCACCACGTACGCGTACGAACTCACCTGGGAGGCGACCGGTCTCGGCGGCGTCCTCGGCGCCTGCCACGGGCTCGATGTGCCGCTCGTCTTCGGCACATTGCGCGACGGGATCGCCCACGGCCGCACGCCCCGTCCAGGGACGTGGCCGCAGGCCGAGCTGTCGTCGAGGTGCCCGCTGTCCCAGCCGACTCCGGCGGCGGCCGGGCCGCAGGTGTCCCCGTGGTCCGGGCCGTGGACGCGTTGCCGCCGTGCGGTCAGGTCGCGTCCTTGTTCCCGGCCTCCGCCTGTCTCCCCGTCGGCAGGCCCTTGA
- a CDS encoding trypsin-like serine peptidase yields MLRRIIVAAALVATSVLVPVAPTAAGDAAPPRAETAPIPTVGEEKAVDLGLGSAGAPTRQRIRHPGAAYVKVHFARLDLAPDAYVTVADPTGREVHTYRGDPTRGAAAHDDAGYTRHGRTGFAAMSVDGDTAVVTLHTRGKRGSHVTIDRYWRGYSEAEITAENPRSVCGADGRRDAVCYRTSHPAQYAASRGVARMLKNGGGWCTAWRVGRGNHMMTNNHCVRNQAELDTMEVQFDYDCATCGGNDPRPGTKVGANALLRTSPALDFSLFSVDDFDRITQFGTLFLETRAPVSGERAYIAGHGDTKPKRISIYEEGDGGTFCGIRNPQLGTEDVGYSCDTSGGNSGSPVLAGASHKVIALHWGGSCPHNVGTRMDKIYPQIQDLVDNRP; encoded by the coding sequence GTGTTGAGACGCATCATCGTGGCCGCCGCGCTCGTGGCCACGTCCGTCCTCGTCCCCGTCGCACCGACGGCGGCGGGCGACGCCGCTCCGCCGCGCGCCGAGACCGCGCCGATCCCCACGGTCGGCGAGGAGAAGGCGGTGGACCTCGGGCTCGGCTCCGCCGGAGCCCCGACCCGACAGCGGATCCGCCACCCCGGAGCGGCGTACGTCAAGGTGCACTTCGCCCGGCTCGACCTCGCCCCCGACGCCTACGTGACGGTCGCGGACCCGACCGGACGCGAGGTGCACACCTACCGCGGCGACCCGACGCGCGGGGCCGCCGCCCACGACGACGCCGGGTACACCCGGCACGGCCGCACCGGCTTCGCCGCCATGTCGGTCGACGGGGACACCGCCGTGGTCACCCTGCACACCCGCGGCAAGCGGGGGTCGCACGTCACGATCGACCGCTACTGGCGCGGCTACTCCGAGGCGGAGATCACCGCCGAGAACCCGCGCAGCGTGTGCGGCGCCGACGGCCGCAGGGACGCGGTCTGCTACCGCACCAGCCATCCCGCGCAGTACGCCGCCTCGCGCGGCGTGGCCCGCATGCTGAAGAACGGCGGCGGCTGGTGCACGGCGTGGCGCGTCGGCCGCGGCAACCACATGATGACCAACAACCACTGCGTCAGGAACCAGGCCGAACTCGACACCATGGAGGTGCAGTTCGACTACGACTGCGCGACCTGCGGCGGCAACGATCCGCGCCCCGGGACCAAGGTCGGCGCGAACGCCCTGCTCCGCACCTCACCGGCCCTCGACTTCTCGCTGTTCAGCGTGGACGACTTCGACCGGATCACCCAGTTCGGCACCCTGTTCCTGGAGACCCGGGCGCCGGTCTCGGGCGAGCGGGCCTACATCGCCGGCCACGGCGACACCAAGCCGAAGCGCATATCGATCTACGAAGAGGGCGACGGCGGCACCTTCTGCGGGATCCGCAACCCCCAGCTCGGCACCGAGGACGTCGGGTACTCCTGCGACACCTCGGGCGGCAACTCCGGCTCCCCGGTCCTCGCCGGTGCCTCCCACAAGGTGATCGCCCTGCACTGGGGCGGCTCCTGCCCGCACAACGTGGGCACGCGCATGGACAAGATCTATCCGCAGATCCAGGACCTGGTGGACAACAGGCCCTGA
- a CDS encoding DUF3291 domain-containing protein: MPHLALYTFGVLKSPLADPTPLTRELRDSGEVVYRTISRHPGYVARAEAADRARGTHFDVDWGVWGEFTVPTWYSKGRTAETAALDATLSLWTGPRPAFDAIYTGVHREALNRRHDWFERTEHPNYVCWWVPDGAIPTWQDGVSRLEHLHDHGPAPHAFTFRHSFAPDGTPAGAPGR; encoded by the coding sequence ATGCCCCATCTCGCGCTGTACACCTTCGGCGTCCTGAAGTCACCTCTCGCCGATCCGACCCCCCTCACGCGTGAACTCCGCGACAGCGGCGAGGTCGTCTACCGGACGATCAGCCGGCACCCCGGGTACGTCGCTCGCGCTGAGGCGGCGGATCGCGCCCGGGGCACACACTTCGACGTGGACTGGGGTGTGTGGGGGGAGTTCACCGTGCCGACCTGGTACAGCAAGGGCCGTACGGCGGAGACCGCCGCCCTGGACGCGACCCTCTCCCTCTGGACCGGCCCGCGCCCCGCCTTCGACGCCATCTACACGGGTGTGCACCGCGAGGCGCTGAACAGGCGTCACGACTGGTTCGAGCGGACGGAACACCCGAACTACGTGTGCTGGTGGGTCCCCGACGGCGCGATACCCACCTGGCAGGACGGAGTTTCCAGGCTGGAGCACCTTCACGACCACGGCCCCGCGCCGCACGCCTTCACCTTCCGGCACTCGTTCGCCCCGGACGGAACGCCGGCCGGGGCCCCTGGCCGCTAA
- a CDS encoding DUF2867 domain-containing protein: MKLPDTAHTSRPWRVHEITSDFRLYDVWALPTPGGPDDFPHLVRQTAGGDTSDNPSRIARALFAIRWKLGKLLGWDKADSGVGTRVATLRDRLPDDLREGPFGPEFDRLPFRSVFLTDDEWASEVSNRTMHGVLHLGWVPDGKGGYRGQLAVLVKPNGLFGKAYMAAIGPFRHLLVYPPLMRGIAAEWRADPPPSAGPAASEKP, from the coding sequence ATGAAACTCCCCGACACCGCGCACACGTCGCGGCCCTGGCGGGTCCACGAGATCACGAGCGACTTCCGGCTCTACGACGTGTGGGCCCTGCCGACCCCGGGAGGCCCCGACGACTTCCCGCACCTGGTGCGGCAGACCGCTGGCGGCGACACGTCCGACAACCCGTCCCGGATCGCCCGCGCGCTCTTCGCGATCCGCTGGAAGCTCGGGAAGCTGCTCGGCTGGGACAAGGCCGACTCCGGTGTCGGCACCCGGGTGGCGACGCTGCGGGACCGGCTGCCGGACGATCTGCGCGAGGGCCCCTTCGGGCCCGAGTTCGACCGCCTCCCCTTCCGCTCGGTCTTCCTCACGGACGACGAGTGGGCGTCGGAGGTGAGCAACCGGACCATGCACGGGGTGTTGCACCTGGGCTGGGTCCCCGACGGCAAGGGCGGCTACCGCGGCCAGCTGGCCGTGCTCGTCAAACCGAACGGCCTGTTCGGTAAGGCCTACATGGCCGCGATCGGGCCCTTCAGGCACCTGCTGGTCTATCCGCCCCTGATGCGGGGCATCGCCGCCGAGTGGCGGGCCGACCCGCCGCCGAGCGCCGGGCCCGCGGCGTCGGAGAAGCCTTAG
- a CDS encoding TetR/AcrR family transcriptional regulator: MRTPDVRGEAVEDVRGGARESPAAAAGPGRRRATQADRSARSRAALLESAARGLSRYGYGHLKLEQVAREAGYTRGALYHQFKDKQDLALAVCAWFRETYWHEVARFVEQEPEPVAALLTLARGHAVFCRRDVARVPIALRLEFSGQDHPVGREVERNYETLLTRCANLIDAGRAAGTIPPGRPTRALALAFVGALEGTVIALAGQAPDDELFAARAVAGVLGVAHSP, from the coding sequence ATGCGAACCCCGGACGTGCGAGGCGAGGCGGTGGAGGACGTGCGCGGCGGGGCGCGGGAGAGTCCGGCCGCGGCGGCCGGTCCCGGCCGTCGCCGCGCCACCCAGGCCGACCGCAGCGCGCGCTCGCGCGCCGCGCTGCTGGAGTCGGCCGCACGGGGCCTGTCCCGCTACGGCTACGGCCACCTCAAGCTGGAGCAGGTGGCCCGCGAGGCGGGTTACACACGCGGTGCGCTCTACCACCAGTTCAAGGACAAGCAGGATCTGGCCCTGGCCGTGTGCGCGTGGTTCCGCGAGACCTACTGGCACGAGGTGGCGCGTTTCGTCGAGCAGGAGCCGGAGCCCGTCGCGGCGCTGCTCACCCTCGCGCGCGGCCACGCCGTCTTCTGCCGGCGCGACGTGGCGCGCGTTCCGATCGCGCTGCGCCTCGAGTTCAGCGGCCAGGACCATCCCGTCGGGCGCGAGGTCGAGCGGAACTACGAGACCCTCCTCACCCGCTGCGCCAACCTCATCGACGCCGGTCGCGCGGCGGGCACCATCCCGCCGGGCCGGCCGACCAGGGCCCTCGCACTCGCCTTCGTCGGCGCGCTCGAAGGCACCGTGATCGCGCTGGCAGGCCAGGCCCCGGACGACGAGCTGTTCGCGGCCCGGGCCGTCGCGGGCGTGCTCGGCGTCGCTCACTCGCCGTAA
- a CDS encoding alpha/beta fold hydrolase — protein MQPTFVLVHGAFANSFSFAPLQAELGLLGHRSVAVDLPGHGFAATYTRAYQAPQDPEGLAAAPGGIKGVTLADNAAHLIGILERAKRNGPVILVSHSRGGITATAAANARPDLIDRIVYVSAWCPVDLDVSDYYAAPEMADVDAASLALAMAGNPAELGLLRVNFRTADPAALAAFKAAFLADGTDEEFLTFLNTFQPDENLDVGTSADRAQAATWGRIPRTYVRLADDTSLPLALQDRLIREGDALTPDNPYDVRTLAGSHLKWLTHPAPAARVLGELAAPFLASARS, from the coding sequence ATGCAGCCGACCTTCGTCCTGGTGCACGGAGCCTTCGCGAACTCCTTCTCCTTCGCGCCGCTCCAGGCCGAACTGGGCCTCCTCGGCCACCGTTCGGTCGCCGTCGACCTGCCCGGTCACGGATTCGCCGCGACGTACACCCGTGCCTATCAGGCGCCGCAGGACCCGGAGGGGCTCGCCGCCGCACCCGGCGGGATCAAGGGCGTCACGCTCGCCGACAACGCCGCCCATCTGATCGGGATCCTGGAGCGGGCCAAGCGCAACGGCCCGGTGATACTCGTCTCGCACAGCCGCGGCGGCATCACGGCGACCGCCGCGGCCAACGCGCGACCGGACCTCATCGACCGCATCGTCTACGTCTCCGCCTGGTGCCCGGTCGACCTGGACGTCAGCGACTACTACGCCGCGCCGGAGATGGCCGACGTCGACGCCGCCTCCCTGGCCCTCGCGATGGCCGGGAACCCCGCCGAACTCGGCCTGCTCCGCGTCAACTTCCGCACCGCCGATCCGGCCGCCCTCGCGGCGTTCAAGGCGGCCTTCCTCGCCGACGGCACCGACGAGGAGTTCCTGACCTTCCTCAACACCTTCCAGCCCGACGAGAACCTGGACGTCGGCACATCCGCCGACCGGGCGCAGGCCGCGACCTGGGGCCGGATCCCGAGGACCTATGTGCGCCTCGCCGACGACACGAGTCTGCCGCTAGCCCTGCAGGACCGGCTGATCCGCGAGGGCGACGCGCTGACCCCGGACAATCCCTACGATGTCCGCACCCTGGCGGGCAGCCACCTGAAGTGGCTGACCCACCCGGCCCCGGCGGCCCGGGTCCTCGGCGAGCTCGCCGCGCCGTTCCTGGCCTCCGCCCGATCGTGA